One genomic window of Leopardus geoffroyi isolate Oge1 chromosome C3, O.geoffroyi_Oge1_pat1.0, whole genome shotgun sequence includes the following:
- the LY6K gene encoding lymphocyte antigen 6K isoform X2 — translation MILFALLLVTGLPRVETNVTVSGKQAATLKCHVCEIENSFGCTNPSKCPRDFHFCTSVAVRIYPRFFYVSKQCSRYCPEPNVREPEFREGGRASRLRSSGAWLAAFLTLSSV, via the exons ATGATTCTCTTTGCTTTGCTCCTGGTCACGGGCCTGCCGCGGGTGGAGACAAACGTCACCGTGTCTGGAAAACAAG CTGCAACCCTGAAGTGTCACGTCTGCGAGATAGAGAATAGTTTCGGTTGCACAAATCCATCAAAATGTCCTAGGGATTTTCACTTTTGTACTTCCGTTGCCGTGA GAATCTATCCGCGTTTCTTCTATGTTTCGAAGCAGTGCTCCAGGTATTGTCCA GAGCCGAACGTCCGCGAGCCGGAATTCAGAGAAGGCGGACGAGCAAGCCGCTTGAGGAGCAGCGGGGCCTGGCTGGCCGCCTTCCTGACTCTGTCCTCTGTGTGA
- the LY6K gene encoding lymphocyte antigen 6K isoform X1 yields the protein MILFALLLVTGLPRVETNVTVSGKQAATLKCHVCEIENSFGCTNPSKCPRDFHFCTSVAVRIYPRFFYVSKQCSRYCPVSAPFAPGLKSFVLVEPMPFLYAHCCSEFLCNTQEPNVREPEFREGGRASRLRSSGAWLAAFLTLSSV from the exons ATGATTCTCTTTGCTTTGCTCCTGGTCACGGGCCTGCCGCGGGTGGAGACAAACGTCACCGTGTCTGGAAAACAAG CTGCAACCCTGAAGTGTCACGTCTGCGAGATAGAGAATAGTTTCGGTTGCACAAATCCATCAAAATGTCCTAGGGATTTTCACTTTTGTACTTCCGTTGCCGTGA GAATCTATCCGCGTTTCTTCTATGTTTCGAAGCAGTGCTCCAGGTATTGTCCAGTAAGTGCTCCGTTTGCTCCGGGACTCAAGTCCTTTGTCCTCGTCGAGCCTATGCCCTTCCTGTACGCGCACTGCTGTTCGGAGTTCTTGTGCAATACGCAGGAGCCGAACGTCCGCGAGCCGGAATTCAGAGAAGGCGGACGAGCAAGCCGCTTGAGGAGCAGCGGGGCCTGGCTGGCCGCCTTCCTGACTCTGTCCTCTGTGTGA